In Sphingobacteriaceae bacterium, the genomic window GTGGAGGCGGTGATGGCGGCGGCCACCTCGTTGGCGCCCTCGATGGCGGCGTCGTTGGGCGACAGCCCCTCCTGGCCTAGGCGGAAAATGTTTTCCAGGACGACGATGGCGTTGTCCACCATCATCCCCACCCCTAGGGCCAGACCCCCCAGGCTGAGGAGGTTCAAGGTGATGTTGGCGAAGTAGATGAGGCAGAAAGTGGCGATTACCGAAAAGGGAATGGCGATGGCGATAACCATGGTGCTGCGCCAATCCCGCAGGAACACCCACAAGATGACGATGGCCAGGATGGCGCCGAGAACGGTGTCGTTCACCATCCCCCGCAGGGACTGGAGGATGAACTCAGCCTGGTCGATGACGACGGCGAACTGGAAGCCGGGGGGCAGTTCCGCCTGCAGCCGGTCCAGTTCCCGGTGAACCCGCTGGGACACGTTGACGGTGTTGGCCCCCGACTCCTTTTGGATGGACAAGCCTAAGCTGGGCCGCCCGTTGAGCCGGGTCAGGCTGCGGGCTTCGGCATGGGTGTCGACCACTTGGGCGATGTCGCCCAAGCGGAGCCCGGCGCCCGTTGCGGTGGGGATAACCACGCTCTTGATGTCTTCCAGGGAAGTAAACTCACCCATGACCCGGACGGAGTAGGACCGGGCACCTTCTTCCACCGTGCCGCCGGGCAAGTTCAAGTTGTTGCCCTGGAGCACGGCGGCCACTTGGTTCAGGGCGATGCCGTGGGCGGCCAAGGTGGCGGCATCGAAGCGAACCTGGATTTCCCGGTCCCGGCCGCCGTCGACGCTGACGGCCGCCACGCCGGGGATGCGCTCCAAGCGGGGCACCACCACATCTTCTACGAAGGCCTGCACTTGGTCCGTATCATACGGCCCCGCCACACCGATGGTCATGATGGGCATTTGCGACGGGTCGAACTTGAACACCCGGGGATCCCCGGCACCGTCGGGCAGGAAGCCCCGCACCATGTCGATGGCTTCCCGCATGTCCAAGGTGGCCTGGTCGATGTTGACGCCCCAGTTGAACTGGACGACCACCAATGAGGAGCCTTCGTTGCTGACGGAACTGACGGTTTCCACGGAACTGACGGTGGCCATGGCGCTTTCGATGGGCCGGGTCACCAACGTTTCCACTTCCTCAGGGCCGGCGCCCGAATAGGAAGTGGCCACCACGGCTACGGGGAAGTTCATTTCCGGCAGCAGGTCCAAGGGGATGCCCGTGAGGGAAAACAACCCCAGGCCGAAAATGATGATGAGGATCACGCTGGCAAAGACGGGCCGGGTGACGGACAGCTTGGGCAAATTCAAGGCGCCGGCTCCTCCTGATCAGGGGCGTCGCCGGCATCGTCCGGGCCGGAGTCATCCCCGGTGTCGTCCAGCGGCTGCGCCTGCACAGGCATGCCGTCGGCCAGGAAGTGCTGGCCGCTGACCACCACCAGATCCCCTTCCGACAGCCCCGCGGTGATTGCAGTGTGGACGCCGTCGCTGACGCCGGTGGTGACCACCCGTTCCACCGCCTTGTCGTCAACCACAACATAAACTACAGACTCGCCGTTGCGCTGGAGGACGGCATCCACGGGAACCACCAAGGCCGACGCCGCCTGCTCAACGGGTATGCGCACCTCGGCCAGCATGCCCGGCCGGATGACCCCGTCGGGGTTGGGCAGCCGGACGGTCACGGGGAAGCCGCCGGCCTGGGGATTGGCGGCGGGGGCCACGGTATGCACCTGGCCTTCAAACTGCCGGCCGGGCAGGGCGCCGATGGTCACCGTCACCGGCAGCCCCGGCTGCACTTCCACCACCTGGCGATCGCCGAGAACACCGTTGAGTTCAATCTCATCCCGCACTACCACGGCGGCCACGGGAGTGCCCGGGGCCACCATGTTGCCGGGGGAGGTCATGATGGCCGCCACCTCACCCGCCATGGGGGCTTTGATGGCCGCCTTGTCCAGTTGGGAGCGGGCCATGGCCAGCCCCGCTTCGGCCTGCTGCAGGTGGGCGGGGGCCTGGACCTCGGCCGCCAGGCGGGCCCGCTCCAGGCCGTCCACCAACTGCTGCCAATCTTTTTCGGCCACGGCGCCGGCTTCATACAGGGGCGCCATGCGCTCGTACTCCCGCAAGGCTCCGGCATAAGCCTGCCGGGCATCGGCCAGGGCGGCCCGGGCCTGCTGCACGGCTCCCTCGGCCTGGCTCACCTGCTGGGCCAGGACGGAGGTATCAAGCTGGATCAAAACCGTGCCCGCTTCCACCCACTGGCCCACTTCC contains:
- a CDS encoding efflux RND transporter periplasmic adaptor subunit, translating into MTRFRIAALLLLTALVLAACGGGPAADADDNAVAVAVVPVARQPISRSITFTAQAEAKDQATLVAEVAGQVASVPVEVGQWVEAGTVLIQLDTSVLAQQVSQAEGAVQQARAALADARQAYAGALREYERMAPLYEAGAVAEKDWQQLVDGLERARLAAEVQAPAHLQQAEAGLAMARSQLDKAAIKAPMAGEVAAIMTSPGNMVAPGTPVAAVVVRDEIELNGVLGDRQVVEVQPGLPVTVTIGALPGRQFEGQVHTVAPAANPQAGGFPVTVRLPNPDGVIRPGMLAEVRIPVEQAASALVVPVDAVLQRNGESVVYVVVDDKAVERVVTTGVSDGVHTAITAGLSEGDLVVVSGQHFLADGMPVQAQPLDDTGDDSGPDDAGDAPDQEEPAP